In a genomic window of Mucilaginibacter sp. KACC 22063:
- a CDS encoding sensor histidine kinase, with amino-acid sequence MDTYFFRSLPLKYRKGFRKYYTLQNLKAAQIAAVVFFAINIFLRLLYTVLPESTTHADNFPEFNTTNLGFLLATPVFIIAANLLLSKYKKQEQPNVMMSLVVNCFSLYIIAAGLAASIISTHDPRNSMVIYVIAVIFIGLVFLYEWEDTIMLGVFTEIIFTAALFYCNLYTTEMMYNELIGFVLITGFFFISRYTYSYRAAHYMQLMQIREKNVEIEKASLFKNEVLGMVAHDLRNPIGAVESVAMIMELEPLDDDMQDNVNMIKASCEKALAIINDLLEVARNDNIDVLQTERVELNQLLNHIIHAWQFGKNVRNNIALISGKQPLYANINPEKFHRVIDNLISNAIKFSKDEDTIELYLNKTKQGIHIEVRDHGMGIPKEMLPHIFERFSKAGRKGIRGELSTGLGLSIVRQIVEKHNGKIEVQSEEKRGSVFKISLPEAV; translated from the coding sequence TTGGATACCTATTTTTTCAGAAGCCTGCCTCTAAAATACAGGAAAGGTTTCCGTAAATACTATACGCTTCAAAACCTGAAGGCGGCGCAAATTGCTGCCGTAGTTTTTTTCGCTATCAATATATTCCTGCGTTTGCTTTATACTGTTTTGCCCGAGAGCACTACGCATGCAGACAATTTCCCGGAATTTAACACCACTAACCTGGGCTTTTTATTGGCTACGCCTGTTTTTATAATTGCCGCTAATTTACTTTTGAGCAAATATAAAAAGCAAGAGCAACCCAACGTAATGATGTCGCTGGTGGTAAATTGCTTTTCGTTATATATTATCGCCGCAGGATTAGCGGCCAGCATTATCTCTACACATGATCCGCGCAACAGCATGGTGATTTACGTAATTGCGGTGATATTTATCGGGCTGGTTTTTTTGTATGAATGGGAAGATACCATTATGTTGGGCGTGTTCACAGAAATCATATTTACTGCCGCCTTGTTTTATTGCAATTTGTACACTACAGAGATGATGTATAATGAGCTTATAGGCTTTGTACTTATTACAGGTTTCTTCTTTATCTCGCGCTACACCTACTCATACCGTGCAGCACACTATATGCAACTGATGCAAATACGTGAGAAAAACGTAGAGATTGAAAAAGCAAGCCTGTTTAAAAATGAAGTATTGGGCATGGTAGCCCATGACCTGCGAAACCCCATTGGCGCAGTAGAATCTGTAGCGATGATTATGGAATTAGAGCCGCTTGATGATGACATGCAGGATAACGTGAACATGATAAAGGCATCATGCGAAAAGGCGTTAGCCATTATTAACGACCTGCTCGAGGTTGCCCGTAATGATAATATTGATGTTTTACAAACCGAACGTGTAGAACTTAACCAGCTACTTAATCATATCATTCATGCCTGGCAGTTTGGTAAAAATGTAAGAAATAACATCGCATTGATTAGCGGCAAACAGCCACTTTATGCCAATATCAACCCGGAAAAATTTCACAGGGTAATTGATAACCTGATCAGTAATGCTATAAAGTTTTCGAAGGATGAAGATACCATTGAGCTTTATCTTAACAAGACAAAACAAGGCATACATATAGAAGTGCGCGACCATGGTATGGGTATACCTAAAGAAATGCTGCCGCATATTTTTGAGCGTTTTTCAAAGGCTGGCCGTAAAGGAATACGGGGAGAACTGTCTACCGGGCTGGGGTTGAGCATTGTGAGGCAGATCGTTGAAAAACATAATGGCAAAATTGAGGTACAAAGTGAGGAAAAAAGAGGCTCGGTGTTTAAGATAAGCCTGCCAGAAGCTGTTTAA
- a CDS encoding PAS domain-containing sensor histidine kinase encodes MTTTIFDFDDKLVLDVLAFSKDATAVYISEDLHIRFANDVMLKFWDKGREIIGMPLGEAVPELQGQPFLDILKEVWRTGTTYKATDTPANLLVDGTPSVLYFDFQYRALLNEEGKTYCILHSATDVTRRLRAWQLVHEKEQRETQLIADLSDSNERLTTLNEAQEAANEELLSANEDLATAQEQLSVSNDKLTESENQIRNVFEQAPVGIAVLRGPDHIIEIANKAILNIWGRREQEVLNKPHKIARPELAGQSVYGWLDEVYQTGNKRVNNEIRIMLYDKGGLREAFVNSIYQPLRDAEGKVNGILVILEDLTDVIKVRREAARIQDMFNLAIEAGELGTFYYDPKTNSFTGNDLLKSWFGLNPEDEISLDAAIDVIAKSDRQKVIDAIQQTLRSEKYSNYAVEYTIINPLTQQSRIVRAKGKSRFDAHGNAISLNGTVQDITEPKRDEQRKNDFIAMVSHELKTPLTSLSGYIQILQKKATGSVDKAVPGILAKAHKQAVKMTTMINGFLNVSRLESGKISIERARVNMASLVREVEDGIVQDSLSHRIIFKPVQETWVNVDRDKIEQVINNFISNALKYSLPGTDIHVSCVIRNGHALVEVTDEGMGVSEADIPHLFDRFYRVQGKEMTSIAGFGIGLYLCKEIIERHEGEIGLISEPGKGSKFWFTLPVIK; translated from the coding sequence ATGACGACTACAATTTTCGATTTTGACGATAAATTAGTGCTTGATGTGCTGGCATTCTCTAAAGATGCAACAGCTGTTTATATCTCCGAAGATTTACATATCAGGTTTGCTAATGATGTAATGTTGAAATTCTGGGACAAGGGGCGCGAGATTATCGGGATGCCGTTAGGCGAAGCAGTGCCTGAATTGCAAGGTCAGCCTTTTCTGGATATATTAAAAGAAGTTTGGCGTACAGGTACGACATACAAAGCAACAGATACGCCTGCTAATCTGCTTGTAGACGGGACTCCATCTGTATTGTATTTTGATTTCCAATATCGCGCTTTATTAAATGAAGAAGGCAAAACTTATTGCATATTACATTCGGCTACAGACGTAACGAGGCGCTTAAGAGCATGGCAGTTGGTGCATGAGAAAGAACAGCGCGAAACCCAGCTTATTGCTGATCTTTCTGACTCTAATGAGCGGCTTACTACACTTAATGAAGCGCAAGAAGCAGCTAATGAGGAGCTTTTATCTGCCAATGAAGATCTTGCAACTGCGCAGGAGCAGCTGAGTGTATCAAATGATAAACTAACTGAAAGCGAGAACCAGATACGCAACGTATTTGAGCAGGCGCCTGTTGGTATTGCGGTGCTTCGCGGCCCCGATCATATTATAGAAATTGCCAATAAGGCCATCTTAAATATATGGGGGCGCAGAGAGCAGGAGGTGTTGAACAAGCCACACAAAATTGCAAGGCCGGAGTTAGCGGGACAATCTGTTTATGGTTGGCTTGACGAAGTTTATCAAACCGGCAATAAGCGGGTAAATAACGAGATCCGTATAATGCTTTACGATAAGGGTGGCTTGCGTGAGGCATTTGTTAACTCTATTTATCAACCGCTACGTGATGCGGAAGGTAAGGTGAACGGCATATTAGTAATTTTAGAAGACCTGACAGATGTAATAAAAGTCCGTAGAGAAGCTGCCCGGATACAGGATATGTTTAACCTGGCTATAGAGGCCGGGGAACTGGGTACATTTTATTATGACCCCAAAACCAACTCATTTACAGGTAACGATCTTCTAAAATCATGGTTTGGTTTAAATCCAGAGGATGAAATAAGCTTAGACGCAGCTATTGATGTAATTGCCAAAAGCGACCGTCAGAAAGTAATTGATGCCATACAGCAAACGCTCAGATCTGAAAAATACAGCAACTATGCTGTGGAGTACACCATCATTAATCCTTTAACGCAGCAATCGAGGATTGTTAGGGCCAAAGGAAAGTCTCGGTTTGATGCACATGGTAATGCAATTAGTTTAAACGGTACAGTGCAGGATATTACAGAACCAAAGCGGGATGAGCAGCGAAAAAATGACTTTATTGCCATGGTTAGCCATGAGCTTAAAACTCCGCTTACTTCTTTAAGCGGCTATATACAAATTCTGCAAAAGAAAGCCACGGGTAGTGTTGATAAGGCCGTACCGGGGATATTAGCCAAGGCGCACAAGCAGGCTGTTAAGATGACTACCATGATCAATGGTTTTCTGAACGTATCGAGATTGGAGTCGGGTAAAATTTCAATAGAGCGGGCAAGGGTTAATATGGCTTCTCTAGTAAGAGAAGTTGAAGACGGAATTGTACAGGACTCGCTATCGCACCGCATCATATTTAAACCCGTACAAGAAACATGGGTTAATGTTGATCGGGATAAGATAGAGCAGGTAATTAATAATTTCATCAGTAATGCTCTAAAATATTCTCTGCCCGGCACCGATATTCATGTGTCATGCGTTATCCGGAACGGGCATGCGCTTGTAGAAGTTACCGATGAGGGCATGGGCGTGAGCGAAGCAGATATTCCTCACCTGTTTGATAGATTTTACCGGGTGCAGGGTAAAGAAATGACCTCAATAGCCGGGTTTGGAATAGGCCTTTATCTTTGTAAGGAAATAATTGAACGGCATGAAGGCGAAATTGGCCTGATAAGCGAGCCGGGCAAAGGCAGTAAATTTTGGTTTACGCTCCCTGTTATTAAATAG
- a CDS encoding ATP-dependent DNA helicase, with protein MPAIDHIYKSFPHQPTGQQQELFEKIDQFLRDPNGYTCFILKGYAGTGKTTIVSALVKALKYYGLKSVLMAPTGRAAKVISSYSGRKAFTIHKRIYRKKSAMNVDEAFLPAQNVAEDTLFIVDEASMISDEGGSFSRASLLHDLIEYVYNNNNCKLLLVGDTAQLPPVGSDDSPALNAQLVQHNFGLKVSVYELTEVLRQQKMSGILYNVTGIRELIRQGLEEAPQITTKGYKDVFRMTGERLQEGLEYAYRKYGNESTLIITRSNKNANIYNQQIRTRLLYREEEITGGDQIMVVRNNYFWLQANDDDSTGFIANGDMAVIKRVRKVEEMYGLRFADVQLQFLDYTEERTMECKVLLNTISSESPALSSADQKLFYTEVMKDYAHIPNRRAQLNELKLNPYYNALQIKFSYAVTCHKAQGGQWDAVFVDQGYLTEEMINTDFLRWLYTACTRARQELFLVNFSEKFYLEQ; from the coding sequence ATGCCTGCTATCGATCATATTTACAAATCATTTCCACACCAGCCTACCGGGCAGCAGCAGGAATTATTTGAAAAAATAGATCAGTTTTTAAGAGATCCTAACGGCTACACCTGTTTTATATTAAAGGGATATGCAGGCACCGGCAAAACCACTATTGTAAGTGCTTTGGTTAAAGCCCTTAAATACTACGGGTTAAAATCTGTACTGATGGCGCCTACAGGTCGGGCAGCTAAAGTGATTAGCAGTTATTCGGGGCGTAAGGCTTTTACGATACACAAGCGCATCTATCGTAAAAAATCGGCCATGAATGTGGACGAGGCCTTTTTGCCCGCCCAAAATGTGGCTGAGGATACTTTATTTATTGTAGATGAGGCATCCATGATCAGCGATGAAGGAGGTAGCTTTAGCAGGGCCTCGCTTTTGCATGACCTGATCGAATATGTATATAACAACAATAATTGTAAACTGCTGCTGGTGGGCGATACCGCACAGTTACCGCCGGTAGGTTCTGACGATAGCCCAGCCCTTAACGCACAGCTGGTACAGCATAATTTTGGCCTTAAAGTTTCTGTTTATGAACTAACAGAGGTGCTGCGTCAGCAAAAAATGTCAGGAATACTTTACAATGTAACCGGGATACGCGAGCTGATAAGGCAGGGGCTGGAAGAAGCCCCGCAGATTACTACAAAAGGCTACAAAGATGTTTTCAGGATGACAGGTGAGCGTTTACAGGAAGGTTTGGAATACGCCTATCGTAAATATGGTAATGAAAGTACCCTGATTATTACCCGCTCTAACAAAAACGCAAACATCTACAATCAGCAGATACGCACAAGGTTACTGTACCGCGAAGAAGAAATAACAGGCGGAGACCAGATCATGGTAGTACGCAACAATTATTTCTGGCTGCAGGCTAATGACGACGATAGCACCGGGTTCATTGCCAACGGCGATATGGCTGTAATCAAAAGGGTGCGTAAAGTTGAGGAAATGTATGGTTTGAGATTTGCAGATGTACAGCTGCAGTTTTTGGATTATACCGAAGAACGAACGATGGAGTGTAAGGTGCTGCTGAATACGATAAGTTCTGAATCGCCTGCATTGTCATCGGCCGATCAAAAGTTGTTTTACACCGAGGTAATGAAAGATTATGCCCATATTCCTAACCGAAGGGCGCAGCTTAATGAATTAAAGCTTAATCCGTATTATAATGCGTTGCAAATCAAATTTTCTTATGCGGTTACCTGCCATAAAGCGCAGGGCGGCCAGTGGGATGCTGTATTTGTAGATCAGGGCTACCTGACCGAAGAGATGATTAATACCGATTTTTTAAGATGGCTATATACTGCTTGTACACGTGCCCGCCAAGAGCTTTTCCTCGTAAATTTTAGCGAAAAATTTTATTTAGAACAATAA
- a CDS encoding DUF3822 family protein, protein MTSQSKLYISDDFRPERTKNFILLLQIRERDFSFAVVYQKELQVYGKNYPLNELLAPQELSDYLSQEYNKVIIGIEPQVFTILPKSLHKDELDVQVSRFLDVNEHEKVYRQSLNDDNFIFFKDGNQMVPQITARYKYYHICFFYKGWIKAISETEANWQNFYIDVQPDAVHLLYFKNNKLRFYNRLSYENTHELVYFVALTLSELQINPVNIKLMLSGEVSLNDETIRALSEYFPKIEINALSLLSRLPQQLTIQEALSLSALNLCA, encoded by the coding sequence ATGACGAGCCAATCAAAACTGTATATCAGCGACGACTTTAGACCCGAGCGGACTAAGAACTTCATCCTTTTACTACAAATAAGGGAACGGGATTTTTCTTTTGCGGTGGTTTATCAGAAAGAGCTTCAGGTTTACGGAAAAAATTATCCTTTAAATGAATTGCTTGCACCGCAAGAACTGTCTGACTACTTAAGCCAGGAATATAATAAAGTAATTATCGGCATTGAACCGCAGGTTTTTACCATTTTGCCCAAAAGCCTTCATAAAGATGAGCTGGATGTTCAGGTAAGCCGCTTTTTAGATGTAAATGAACATGAAAAGGTATATCGCCAGTCTTTAAACGATGATAACTTTATCTTTTTTAAAGATGGCAATCAGATGGTCCCTCAAATTACTGCCAGGTATAAATACTATCATATCTGCTTTTTTTATAAAGGATGGATTAAGGCAATAAGTGAGACCGAGGCCAACTGGCAAAATTTTTATATCGATGTGCAGCCTGATGCCGTTCACCTGCTTTACTTTAAAAATAATAAGCTGCGGTTTTACAATCGGCTTAGTTATGAGAATACACATGAGTTGGTATACTTTGTAGCACTTACACTAAGTGAACTGCAAATTAACCCGGTTAATATCAAACTGATGCTGAGCGGTGAAGTTAGCCTCAATGATGAAACCATTCGCGCTTTAAGCGAATATTTCCCAAAGATTGAGATTAATGCTTTGTCGCTTTTATCTCGATTACCACAGCAGCTTACCATACAGGAGGCGCTTTCTCTATCGGCTTTAAACTTATGCGCGTAA
- a CDS encoding RsmD family RNA methyltransferase → MRVIGGRLKGLRLNPPANLPVRPTTDLAKEALFNILQNQIELDGIKVLDIFCGTGNLSFEFASRGATHVQSVDRSFHCIKYVNDTAKQHGLSQIKTFKADVFKYLEQETEKYDLIFADPPYDISRIPEIPVIVFNRDLLLPGGLLIVEHQSMQNLSNHPAFTEQRRYGHSSFSFFNKD, encoded by the coding sequence ATGCGCGTAATTGGTGGAAGATTAAAAGGCCTGCGGTTAAACCCGCCGGCTAATTTACCTGTACGCCCCACTACAGACCTTGCTAAAGAAGCGCTTTTCAACATCCTTCAAAACCAGATCGAACTGGATGGCATAAAAGTACTGGACATTTTTTGCGGTACCGGAAATCTAAGTTTCGAGTTCGCATCCAGGGGTGCAACACATGTACAATCTGTTGACCGTAGTTTTCATTGCATTAAATACGTAAATGATACCGCTAAGCAGCACGGACTAAGCCAGATCAAAACATTTAAGGCAGACGTTTTTAAATATCTTGAGCAAGAGACCGAAAAATATGATCTCATATTTGCCGACCCGCCTTATGACATTAGCCGTATTCCGGAAATACCTGTTATTGTTTTTAACCGGGACCTTTTATTACCGGGCGGGTTGTTGATCGTAGAACATCAGTCGATGCAGAACCTAAGCAACCACCCCGCGTTTACAGAACAACGCAGATACGGGCATTCGTCGTTCTCTTTTTTTAACAAAGATTAA
- the coaD gene encoding pantetheine-phosphate adenylyltransferase, whose protein sequence is MKIALFPGSFDPVTKAHVDIVERSLGLFDKLYIGIGANSSKQGLLSMAKREELLRAVFNHEPKIEIVTYEGLTVNFCRSINAAWMIRGIRTVSDFEYEKAIAQMNHALAPDIESIFIVSKPGYSSISSTIVRDILRYNGDVSKFIPAAALDHL, encoded by the coding sequence ATGAAAATTGCGCTGTTTCCAGGCTCATTTGATCCAGTTACAAAAGCCCATGTTGATATTGTTGAACGTTCGCTTGGCTTATTTGATAAGCTTTACATAGGCATTGGCGCCAACAGTTCTAAACAGGGTTTATTAAGCATGGCTAAGCGCGAAGAGTTATTGCGCGCGGTTTTTAACCATGAGCCTAAGATTGAAATAGTTACTTACGAAGGTTTAACCGTTAACTTTTGCCGCAGTATTAACGCTGCCTGGATGATACGCGGTATACGTACCGTGTCCGACTTTGAATACGAAAAGGCTATAGCGCAAATGAACCACGCCCTGGCCCCTGATATAGAAAGCATATTTATTGTAAGCAAGCCCGGCTATTCGTCTATCAGTTCAACCATTGTACGCGATATTTTACGCTATAACGGCGATGTAAGCAAGTTTATCCCTGCTGCTGCTCTTGACCATCTGTAA
- a CDS encoding NUDIX hydrolase, giving the protein MAQNYRIYINEKTISITESAPEGINQSELIGVEQFDFSKIYFQVLNSTSNQFYVITDNAKAFLKRIIKSVTLIEAAGGLVKNKKGEHLFIYRNDKWDLPKGKLEKGEGPRAGAVREVEEECGIEISSSGKKICKTYHAYTIKGQVVLKKSHWYKMKYTGKGKLVPQLEENITDVKWFTNDGFALILSNTFPSIIEVMEESGLLTDGQEQQQG; this is encoded by the coding sequence ATGGCTCAAAACTACAGAATTTATATCAACGAAAAGACCATAAGTATTACAGAATCTGCACCTGAAGGCATAAATCAATCAGAGCTAATTGGAGTAGAGCAATTTGACTTTTCAAAAATTTATTTCCAGGTACTTAATTCTACCAGTAATCAGTTCTACGTGATCACTGATAATGCAAAGGCTTTTTTAAAAAGGATAATTAAAAGCGTAACGCTTATTGAAGCAGCGGGCGGGTTAGTTAAAAATAAAAAAGGCGAGCATCTTTTTATTTATCGTAATGATAAGTGGGACCTGCCCAAAGGTAAACTTGAAAAAGGGGAGGGCCCGCGTGCAGGTGCAGTAAGAGAAGTAGAAGAAGAATGCGGAATTGAGATCAGCAGTTCGGGTAAAAAGATTTGTAAAACATACCACGCTTATACCATAAAAGGCCAGGTTGTGTTAAAAAAGAGCCACTGGTATAAAATGAAGTATACCGGCAAGGGCAAACTTGTACCGCAGTTAGAAGAAAATATCACTGATGTAAAATGGTTTACTAACGATGGTTTTGCGCTGATCTTAAGCAACACTTTCCCTTCCATTATCGAAGTAATGGAAGAAAGCGGGCTGCTTACAGATGGTCAAGAGCAGCAGCAGGGATAA
- the pyrE gene encoding orotate phosphoribosyltransferase: MFNKTEIEQQVAEFLLQIKAIKLQPANPFTWASGWRSPIYCDNRITLSHPAIRTYIRQQLSALIQEEFGVVSCIAGVATAGIPQGALVAQELGLPFIYVRSKPKEHGTGKMIEGEILPGKRVAVIEDLISTGKSSLQAVAALREAGYDVAGLAAIFTYGFDAATENFKEAKCRFATLSNYNALLKYAEQNAYINTSDLDILKQWRENPSTWGQ, from the coding sequence ATGTTTAATAAAACTGAGATTGAACAGCAGGTAGCTGAATTTCTGCTGCAAATTAAAGCAATAAAACTACAACCTGCTAATCCTTTTACATGGGCATCGGGCTGGCGTTCGCCAATCTACTGTGATAATCGTATTACCCTGTCACACCCTGCTATCCGTACCTATATCAGGCAACAGCTAAGCGCACTTATTCAGGAAGAATTTGGTGTGGTAAGTTGTATTGCCGGCGTAGCAACAGCCGGCATACCCCAGGGCGCACTGGTTGCGCAAGAACTTGGCCTGCCTTTTATATACGTGCGTTCAAAACCAAAAGAACATGGAACAGGGAAAATGATTGAAGGTGAAATTTTGCCTGGAAAGCGTGTTGCCGTAATTGAAGACCTTATTTCGACCGGGAAAAGCAGTTTACAGGCTGTAGCTGCCTTGCGCGAGGCTGGCTATGATGTTGCAGGTTTAGCAGCAATATTTACCTACGGGTTTGATGCCGCAACAGAAAATTTCAAAGAAGCAAAATGTCGTTTTGCCACACTATCCAACTACAACGCACTGTTAAAATACGCAGAACAAAACGCCTATATCAACACGAGCGACCTTGATATTTTAAAACAATGGCGCGAAAACCCATCAACCTGGGGCCAATAA
- a CDS encoding ABC-F family ATP-binding cassette domain-containing protein: MITVSNLSLRYGKRTLFEDVNLKFTQGNCYGIIGANGAGKSTFLKILSGEIDPSTGSVSFTPGERMAVLKQNHYEFDECPVIETVLMGHKELYSIMKEKDAIYLKEDFSDADGERAGELENLFAEMDGWNAESNAATLLSNLGITEDLHYKLLKELDGNQKVRVLLAQALFGSPDILLLDEPTNDLDIHTISWLEDFLAGYEAIVLVVSHDRHFLDTVCTHVVDIDFGKMTIYTGNYSFWYQSSQLALKQRADQNKKMEDKVKELQEFISRFSANASKSKQATSRKKALDKINLDEIKPSNRKYPAIMFNQQVREAGDQILQIEKLGKAMGGEMLFDNINLMVNKGDKIAVLSQNSLATTAFYDILSGRDTDYSGSFKWGVTINIADIPIENAAYFEGKTDNLIDWLREYSPGEKDDQFIRSFLGRMLFTGEEVLKKASVLSGGEKMRCMFSRMMLQQANLLMFDEPTNHLDLESITALNNGLKDFKGTMLFTSRDHELTQTVATRIIEITPAGIIDKLMTYDEYVNSEAVQKQREEMYAIA; encoded by the coding sequence ATGATTACAGTATCCAATTTATCCCTTCGTTACGGCAAACGTACTTTGTTTGAAGACGTAAACCTAAAGTTTACGCAGGGAAATTGTTATGGCATAATTGGGGCAAACGGGGCAGGAAAATCCACATTCCTGAAAATCCTGAGCGGGGAAATTGATCCTTCCACAGGATCGGTTAGTTTCACTCCGGGCGAGCGTATGGCGGTATTAAAACAAAACCACTATGAGTTTGATGAATGTCCGGTGATTGAAACTGTGCTGATGGGCCACAAGGAACTATACAGTATCATGAAAGAGAAAGATGCCATTTACCTGAAAGAAGATTTCAGCGATGCCGACGGCGAACGTGCAGGCGAACTGGAGAATCTTTTTGCAGAAATGGATGGCTGGAATGCCGAAAGCAATGCCGCTACCCTTTTAAGCAACCTGGGCATAACCGAAGACCTGCATTATAAATTGCTTAAAGAGCTTGACGGTAATCAAAAAGTACGTGTGTTATTAGCACAGGCCCTATTTGGTAGTCCGGATATATTACTGCTGGATGAGCCTACCAACGACCTTGATATACATACCATCAGCTGGCTTGAAGATTTTCTGGCCGGATATGAAGCTATTGTGTTGGTTGTGTCGCACGACAGGCACTTTTTAGATACCGTTTGTACCCACGTGGTAGATATTGACTTTGGCAAGATGACCATTTATACCGGTAATTACAGTTTCTGGTATCAGTCGAGCCAACTGGCTTTAAAGCAGCGTGCCGATCAGAATAAGAAAATGGAAGATAAGGTTAAAGAGCTTCAGGAGTTCATTAGCCGTTTCAGTGCCAACGCATCAAAATCAAAACAGGCAACCAGCCGTAAGAAAGCATTGGATAAGATCAACCTGGACGAGATCAAACCTTCAAATCGTAAATATCCTGCTATTATGTTTAACCAGCAGGTACGCGAGGCGGGTGACCAGATCCTTCAGATTGAAAAGCTTGGCAAAGCCATGGGTGGCGAAATGCTATTTGATAACATAAACCTGATGGTAAACAAAGGCGATAAGATTGCGGTGTTGTCACAAAACAGCTTAGCGACTACAGCTTTTTATGATATTTTAAGCGGCCGCGACACCGACTACAGCGGAAGCTTTAAATGGGGTGTTACCATTAACATTGCAGATATTCCTATTGAAAACGCTGCTTACTTTGAAGGTAAAACCGATAACCTGATCGACTGGCTGCGCGAGTATTCGCCGGGTGAAAAGGATGATCAGTTTATCCGCAGCTTTTTAGGCCGTATGTTATTTACCGGCGAAGAAGTGCTTAAGAAAGCCTCGGTACTATCGGGTGGCGAAAAAATGCGCTGCATGTTTAGCCGCATGATGCTGCAACAGGCTAACCTGTTAATGTTTGATGAGCCTACGAACCACCTTGACCTGGAATCAATCACTGCTTTAAACAACGGGTTGAAAGATTTTAAAGGCACCATGCTGTTCACTTCACGAGATCATGAGCTTACCCAAACCGTTGCCACACGTATTATTGAAATTACACCGGCGGGAATTATAGATAAGCTGATGACTTATGACGAATATGTAAACAGCGAAGCCGTGCAAAAGCAACGCGAAGAAATGTATGCAATTGCTTAA
- a CDS encoding phosphatase PAP2 family protein: MKKLIYFLLLLISVSAEAQQTDTTKKISIADTLKKDLLTAPDTVPHLRSKSWTLIPPAVLVGYGITSFYAKPLRRLDRYIYKEANEHDIITTSHLENYFQYAPVALTYGLNLVGVHGKNTFVDRTFIYLLSQGMLQLTTFTVKRSTHRLRPNGANRYSFPSGHTANAFAGAEFMAQELSGKSEWYGALGYAFATTTGIFRIYHQDHWFSDVIAGAGCGILATKGAYLLYPVIRNRLTRAGRQKEKNRDIPPELQKKKQPKNTLLLPTYQGGTVGLSFAMEL, translated from the coding sequence TTGAAAAAACTGATCTATTTTTTACTGCTGTTAATTTCTGTAAGCGCTGAAGCGCAACAAACCGATACTACCAAAAAGATAAGTATTGCTGATACTTTAAAGAAAGATCTGCTTACAGCACCAGATACGGTGCCGCATTTAAGAAGCAAATCATGGACCCTGATTCCGCCTGCTGTGCTGGTAGGTTATGGCATTACCTCTTTTTACGCAAAGCCTTTAAGGCGGCTTGATCGTTATATTTATAAAGAAGCGAACGAGCACGATATTATAACTACTTCGCATCTTGAAAACTACTTTCAGTATGCGCCCGTTGCGCTTACCTACGGCTTAAATTTGGTAGGGGTGCATGGTAAAAATACCTTTGTCGACCGTACATTCATTTACCTGCTGTCACAGGGCATGTTGCAGCTTACCACTTTTACGGTTAAGCGTTCTACTCATCGGTTGCGCCCTAATGGAGCAAACAGATACTCTTTCCCATCTGGACATACGGCCAATGCCTTTGCCGGTGCCGAATTTATGGCGCAGGAGCTGAGCGGCAAGTCTGAATGGTATGGTGCGCTTGGTTATGCATTTGCTACAACTACAGGCATATTCAGGATTTATCACCAGGATCACTGGTTCAGCGATGTTATAGCCGGGGCCGGTTGTGGTATACTGGCAACTAAGGGTGCTTATCTGCTTTATCCGGTTATCAGGAACCGGCTGACAAGGGCAGGGCGGCAGAAGGAAAAGAACAGGGATATACCACCTGAATTACAGAAAAAAAAGCAGCCGAAAAACACATTGCTTTTACCCACTTATCAAGGCGGGACAGTAGGCCTTTCTTTTGCAATGGAACTTTAA